A genomic window from Pseudomonas alcaligenes includes:
- a CDS encoding YecA family protein, protein MSTSNSPYAAFAALLASTGKPVSPAELHGLLLGRSCAGAGFEAEPWIADASELLGGEPADNVRQALVGLQEMVKGELSGSDITLVLLLPGDDAPLAERAKALGQWCQGFLDGFGMVVGNAPLSAEAMEVLQDLSAIAQVQSGLEESEDGESDYMEVMEYLRVAPLLLFAECGKPAAPAPKPSLH, encoded by the coding sequence ATGTCCACTTCGAATTCCCCCTACGCCGCCTTCGCCGCCCTGCTGGCGAGCACTGGCAAACCCGTTTCCCCTGCCGAACTGCATGGCCTGCTGCTCGGTCGCAGCTGCGCCGGTGCCGGCTTCGAGGCCGAGCCCTGGATCGCCGATGCCAGCGAGCTGCTCGGTGGCGAGCCGGCCGACAACGTGCGCCAGGCGCTGGTCGGCCTGCAGGAGATGGTCAAGGGCGAGCTGTCCGGCAGCGACATCACCCTGGTCCTGCTGCTGCCCGGCGATGACGCGCCGCTGGCCGAGCGGGCCAAGGCCCTGGGCCAGTGGTGCCAGGGCTTCCTCGACGGCTTCGGCATGGTGGTCGGCAACGCACCGCTGAGCGCCGAGGCCATGGAAGTGCTGCAGGACCTCTCCGCCATCGCCCAGGTGCAGAGCGGCCTGGAGGAGTCCGAGGACGGCGAGAGCGACTACATGGAGGTGATGGAGTACCTGCGCGTCGCCCCGCTGCTGCTGTTCGCCGAATGTGGCAAGCCCGCCGCGCCGGCCCCGAAACCTTCCCTGCATTAA
- a CDS encoding TIGR02449 family protein, translating to MEDAELQALSRKLELLIQRVEQLKSQNRALLASEKAWREERAHLIEKNEMARLKVEAMISRLKALEQDS from the coding sequence ATGGAAGACGCCGAACTGCAAGCCCTCTCGCGCAAGCTGGAACTCTTGATTCAGCGCGTCGAGCAGCTCAAGTCGCAGAACCGCGCCCTGCTGGCCAGTGAGAAGGCCTGGCGCGAGGAACGCGCCCATCTGATCGAAAAGAACGAAATGGCCCGGCTCAAGGTCGAAGCGATGATTTCGCGCCTGAAGGCCCTGGAGCAGGACTCATGA
- a CDS encoding extracellular solute-binding protein, whose protein sequence is MQLRSGFLATLALSALAGTAQAADEIVVYTARIDELIKPVFDAYTAKTGTPIKFITDKEAPLLARLKAEGENTPADLLITVDAGNLWQAEQEGVLKPLKSPVIEANIPAQYRASSGAWTGLSLRARTIFYSTERVKPQELSTYEALADKNWEGRLCLRTSKKVYNQSLTATLIEAHGEAKTEEIIKGWVNNLATDVFADDTALLQAIDAGQCDVGITNTYYYGRLAKQNPALKVKPFWPNQADRGVHVNLSGAGVTQHAPHAEAAQQLLEWMTSAEAQNLFADLNQEYPANPAVKPSAEVAAWGEFKADSVPVEVAGKRQAEATKLMDRAGWN, encoded by the coding sequence ATGCAGCTCCGCTCCGGTTTCCTGGCCACTCTGGCCCTCTCCGCCCTGGCCGGCACCGCCCAGGCCGCCGATGAGATCGTGGTCTACACCGCGCGTATCGACGAACTGATCAAGCCGGTGTTCGACGCCTACACCGCCAAGACCGGTACCCCGATCAAGTTCATCACCGACAAGGAAGCCCCGCTGCTGGCGCGCCTCAAGGCCGAAGGCGAGAACACCCCGGCCGACCTGCTGATCACCGTCGACGCCGGCAACCTCTGGCAGGCCGAGCAGGAAGGCGTGCTCAAGCCGCTCAAGTCCCCGGTCATCGAAGCCAACATTCCCGCCCAGTACCGCGCCAGCAGCGGTGCCTGGACCGGCCTGTCGCTGCGCGCGCGGACCATCTTCTACTCCACCGAGCGGGTGAAGCCGCAGGAGCTGTCGACCTACGAGGCCCTGGCCGACAAGAACTGGGAAGGCCGCCTGTGCCTGCGCACCAGCAAGAAGGTCTACAACCAGTCGCTGACCGCCACCCTGATCGAGGCCCATGGCGAGGCCAAGACCGAGGAAATCATCAAGGGCTGGGTGAACAACCTGGCCACCGACGTGTTCGCCGACGACACCGCGCTGCTGCAGGCCATCGACGCCGGCCAGTGCGACGTCGGCATCACCAACACCTATTACTACGGTCGCCTGGCCAAGCAGAACCCGGCGCTGAAGGTCAAGCCGTTCTGGCCAAACCAGGCCGACCGTGGCGTGCACGTCAACCTCTCCGGTGCCGGCGTGACCCAGCATGCCCCGCATGCCGAGGCCGCCCAGCAGCTGCTGGAGTGGATGACTTCGGCGGAGGCGCAGAACCTGTTCGCCGACCTCAACCAGGAGTACCCGGCCAACCCGGCGGTCAAGCCGTCCGCGGAAGTGGCGGCCTGGGGCGAGTTCAAGGCCGACAGCGTGCCGGTCGAAGTGGCCGGCAAGCGCCAGGCCGAAGCCACCAAGCTGATGGACCGCGCCGGCTGGAACTAA
- the ubiH gene encoding 2-octaprenyl-6-methoxyphenyl hydroxylase: protein MSRVQLAIIGGGLVGASLALALQAGARARGWRILLVEPFAPGNDYQPSYDARSSALSQGSRLIFERLGVWPQLAERAEAITQIQVSDQGRFGATRLSAADEGVPALGYVLENAWMGHCLWKALDPAVVEWRCPAEVTRLEALGDGYRLHLNDDTSLDCDLAVLADGGRSGLREQLGIAVRHTPYDQCALIANVTPAEPHGGQAFERFTEQGPLALLPLSDNRCALVWTRPPVDAERLHQLPERAFLGELQQAFGYRLGSLRQVGARHLYPLALVEATEQVRPHLVLLGNAAHSLHPVAGQGFNLSLRDAQTLAECLLAGPQVPGDFATLQHYLQRQSQDQAMTVGFSDRVTRLFGRDESLLVAGRTLGLLGLDLLPPAKRWFARQAMGLGTRSL from the coding sequence ATGAGCCGCGTGCAGCTGGCGATCATCGGTGGTGGCCTGGTCGGTGCGAGCCTGGCCCTGGCCCTGCAGGCCGGCGCGCGGGCGCGCGGCTGGCGCATCCTGCTGGTCGAGCCCTTCGCCCCCGGCAACGACTACCAGCCCAGCTACGATGCCCGCTCCAGCGCGCTGTCGCAGGGCAGCCGGCTGATCTTCGAGCGCCTTGGTGTGTGGCCGCAGCTGGCCGAGCGCGCCGAGGCCATCACGCAGATCCAGGTCTCCGACCAAGGCCGTTTCGGCGCTACCCGCCTCAGTGCGGCGGACGAGGGCGTGCCGGCGCTCGGCTACGTGCTGGAGAACGCCTGGATGGGGCACTGCCTGTGGAAGGCGCTGGACCCAGCGGTGGTCGAATGGCGCTGCCCGGCGGAAGTCACCCGTCTGGAGGCGCTGGGCGACGGTTACCGCCTGCACCTGAACGACGACACCAGCCTCGACTGCGACCTCGCGGTGCTGGCCGATGGCGGCCGTTCCGGCCTGCGCGAGCAGCTGGGCATCGCCGTGCGCCACACGCCCTACGACCAGTGCGCGCTGATCGCCAACGTCACCCCCGCCGAGCCGCATGGCGGCCAGGCCTTCGAACGCTTCACCGAGCAGGGCCCGCTGGCCCTGCTGCCGCTGTCGGACAACCGCTGCGCGCTGGTCTGGACCCGCCCGCCGGTGGATGCCGAACGTTTGCACCAGCTGCCCGAGCGCGCCTTCCTCGGCGAGCTGCAGCAGGCCTTTGGCTATCGCCTCGGCAGCCTGCGCCAGGTTGGCGCGCGGCACCTGTACCCGCTGGCGCTGGTCGAGGCCACCGAACAGGTGCGCCCGCATCTGGTGCTGCTGGGTAATGCCGCACACAGCCTGCACCCGGTGGCCGGGCAGGGCTTCAACCTGTCGCTGCGCGATGCCCAGACCCTGGCCGAGTGCCTGTTGGCCGGGCCGCAGGTGCCTGGCGACTTCGCCACTCTGCAGCACTACCTGCAGCGGCAGAGCCAGGACCAGGCGATGACCGTCGGCTTCTCCGACCGCGTAACCCGCCTGTTCGGCCGCGACGAGTCGCTGCTGGTGGCCGGGCGCACCCTCGGTCTGCTCGGCCTCGACCTGCTGCCGCCGGCCAAGCGCTGGTTCGCCCGCCAGGCCATGGGGCTGGGCACCCGCAGCCTATGA
- a CDS encoding 5-formyltetrahydrofolate cyclo-ligase, with the protein MLEAGNLSRPALRRQLRQARRTLSPQQQKRAARDLYRQLAQHPLFRRCRHIALYLPNDGEIDPRPLLREAQRRGKATYLPVLKRWPRTRMSFQRVRPHESMTRNRFRIAEPQDLPARQRKVWTLDLVLLPLVGFDEQGGRLGMGGGFYDRSLAYRQLRKNWHTPTLLGVAHECQKVDRLALASWDIRLQGVVTDRRWYA; encoded by the coding sequence ATGCTTGAAGCCGGCAATCTGTCCCGCCCGGCCCTGCGCCGCCAGCTGCGCCAAGCACGCCGCACGCTCTCCCCGCAACAGCAGAAACGTGCTGCCCGCGACCTCTATCGCCAACTGGCGCAGCACCCGCTGTTCCGCCGCTGCCGCCACATCGCCCTGTACCTGCCCAACGACGGCGAGATCGACCCGCGCCCGCTGCTGCGCGAGGCCCAGCGCCGCGGCAAGGCCACCTACCTGCCGGTGCTGAAGCGCTGGCCGCGCACCCGGATGAGCTTCCAGCGCGTGCGACCGCACGAAAGCATGACCCGTAACCGCTTCCGCATCGCCGAGCCGCAGGACCTGCCCGCTCGCCAGCGCAAAGTCTGGACCCTGGACCTGGTACTGCTACCGCTGGTGGGGTTCGACGAACAGGGCGGGCGCCTGGGCATGGGCGGCGGCTTCTATGACCGCAGCCTGGCCTACCGGCAATTGCGCAAAAATTGGCACACGCCGACGCTGCTGGGCGTTGCCCATGAATGTCAGAAAGTGGATCGCCTGGCGCTGGCCAGTTGGGACATACGCCTGCAGGGCGTGGTGACGGATCGGCGCTGGTACGCCTGA
- the pepP gene encoding Xaa-Pro aminopeptidase — MVSIPRAEYARRRKALMEQMEPNSIAILPAAPVYIRNRDVEHVYRQDSDFQYLTGFPEPEAVMVLIPGREHGEYVLFCRERDPERELWDGLRAGQDGAVTQYGADDAFPIGDIDDILPGLIEGRERVYYAIGTNEKFDHRLMEWINVIRSKARQGATPPNEFVALDHLLHDMRLYKSAAEAKVMREAAEISARAHVRAMQVSRAGLYEYHLEAELDYEFRKGGAKMPAYGSIVAAGKNACILHYRENDAVLRDGDLVLIDAGCEIDCYASDITRTFPVSGKFSPEQKAIYELVLAAQEAAFKEIAPGKHWNEAHEATVRVITAGLVELGLLEGAVDELIAAEAYKPFYMHRAGHWLGMDVHDVGDYKVGGEWRVLEPGMAMTVEPGIYIAVDNDKVAKKWRGIGVRIEDDVLVTKTGCEIITGGVPKTVAEIEALMAAAREQAA, encoded by the coding sequence ATGGTCAGCATCCCCCGCGCAGAATATGCCCGCCGGCGCAAGGCGCTGATGGAGCAGATGGAGCCCAACAGCATCGCCATCCTGCCGGCGGCGCCGGTCTATATCCGCAACCGCGACGTCGAGCACGTCTACCGCCAGGACAGCGACTTCCAGTACCTCACCGGCTTCCCCGAGCCGGAGGCGGTGATGGTGCTGATCCCCGGCCGTGAGCATGGCGAGTACGTGCTGTTCTGCCGCGAGCGCGACCCCGAGCGCGAGCTGTGGGACGGCCTGCGCGCCGGCCAGGACGGCGCGGTGACACAGTACGGCGCCGACGATGCCTTCCCCATCGGTGATATCGACGACATCCTGCCCGGCCTGATCGAGGGCCGCGAGCGGGTCTACTACGCGATCGGCACCAACGAGAAGTTCGATCACCGGCTGATGGAGTGGATCAACGTGATCCGCTCCAAGGCCCGCCAGGGCGCGACTCCGCCCAACGAATTCGTCGCCCTCGACCACCTGCTGCACGACATGCGCCTGTACAAGAGTGCGGCCGAGGCCAAGGTCATGCGCGAGGCCGCCGAGATCAGCGCGCGCGCCCATGTGCGCGCCATGCAGGTCAGCCGCGCCGGCCTCTACGAGTACCACCTGGAAGCCGAGCTGGACTACGAGTTCCGCAAGGGTGGGGCGAAGATGCCGGCCTACGGCTCAATCGTCGCCGCCGGCAAGAACGCCTGCATCCTGCACTACCGCGAGAACGACGCAGTGCTGCGCGACGGCGACCTGGTGCTGATCGACGCCGGTTGCGAGATCGACTGCTACGCCAGCGACATCACCCGCACCTTCCCGGTCAGCGGCAAGTTCTCGCCCGAGCAGAAGGCCATCTACGAGCTGGTGCTAGCCGCCCAGGAGGCCGCCTTCAAGGAGATCGCCCCGGGCAAGCACTGGAACGAGGCCCACGAGGCCACCGTGCGGGTGATCACCGCCGGCCTGGTCGAGCTGGGCCTGCTCGAAGGCGCGGTCGACGAGCTGATCGCCGCCGAGGCCTACAAGCCCTTCTACATGCACCGCGCCGGCCACTGGCTGGGCATGGACGTGCACGACGTCGGCGACTACAAGGTCGGCGGCGAGTGGCGGGTGCTCGAGCCGGGCATGGCGATGACGGTCGAGCCGGGCATCTACATCGCCGTGGACAACGACAAGGTCGCCAAGAAATGGCGCGGCATCGGCGTGCGCATCGAGGATGACGTGCTGGTGACCAAGACCGGTTGCGAGATCATCACCGGTGGCGTGCCCAAGACCGTGGCCGAGATCGAGGCGCTGATGGCCGCCGCGCGTGAGCAGGCGGCCTGA
- a CDS encoding EVE domain-containing protein, with translation MPYWLMKSEPDELSIAHLRQLGRARWDGVRNYQARNFLRSMQPGELFFFYHSSCPQPGIAGIARIASATYPDPTALDPASHYFDAKASAAKNPWSALDVEFVEAFPDVLPLARLRSNPALTELALVQRGSRLSVMPVSAAEWAAILAMR, from the coding sequence ATGCCTTATTGGTTGATGAAGTCGGAACCCGACGAACTGTCGATCGCTCACCTGCGCCAGCTCGGTCGTGCACGCTGGGATGGCGTGCGCAACTACCAGGCACGCAACTTCCTGCGCAGCATGCAACCGGGCGAGCTGTTCTTCTTCTATCACTCCAGCTGCCCGCAGCCGGGCATCGCCGGCATCGCGCGGATCGCTTCGGCAACCTATCCCGACCCCACGGCCCTGGACCCCGCCAGCCACTACTTCGATGCCAAGGCCAGCGCCGCGAAGAATCCCTGGAGCGCGCTGGATGTGGAGTTCGTCGAGGCCTTCCCGGACGTGCTACCGCTGGCCCGCCTGCGCAGCAACCCGGCCCTGACGGAGCTGGCCCTGGTGCAGCGCGGCAGCCGGCTGTCGGTGATGCCGGTGAGCGCAGCCGAATGGGCGGCGATTCTCGCCATGCGTTGA
- a CDS encoding DUF4442 domain-containing protein, translated as MTERKLARRARLLRLGLNLYPPYLGAGIRVREISPDFRRVRVRMGLGWYNRNYVRTQFGGSLYSMTDPFFMLMLMQLLGRDYIVWDKAASIDFISPGKGPVHAEFRIDDELLAQIRQHTAGGDKYLPELRVEVRDDEGTLVAIVHKTLYIRLKPRARQTA; from the coding sequence ATGACTGAGCGCAAGCTTGCCCGTCGCGCTCGCCTGCTGCGCCTGGGACTGAACCTCTATCCGCCCTACCTCGGCGCCGGCATCCGCGTGCGCGAGATCAGCCCGGACTTTCGCCGCGTGCGGGTGCGCATGGGCCTCGGCTGGTACAACCGCAACTATGTGCGCACTCAGTTCGGCGGCTCGCTGTACAGCATGACCGACCCCTTCTTCATGCTCATGCTGATGCAGCTGCTGGGGCGCGACTACATCGTCTGGGACAAGGCCGCCAGCATCGACTTCATCAGCCCCGGCAAGGGCCCGGTGCATGCCGAGTTCCGCATCGACGACGAGCTGCTGGCACAGATTCGCCAGCACACCGCGGGCGGCGACAAGTACCTGCCCGAGCTGCGCGTGGAGGTGCGTGACGACGAGGGCACCCTGGTCGCCATCGTGCACAAGACCCTGTACATCCGCCTCAAGCCGCGTGCGCGGCAGACAGCCTAA
- a CDS encoding diguanylate cyclase, whose amino-acid sequence MRAQTVWPARLALALLFLVLCSASLMLWHQLERDQQARLEERVGFQARSLARQLETILHGEVEGLGRIARLWNNLGRLQREDWEQEAELALMDFPAYQSVQWVGPDLRMRWLLPLRGNEAAAGFRLGSDHPNYPLAMQAKQSGEQRFSNSFQLVQGGRGFVLYTPLYLQDAQGQQRFDGFLQGVFRVEPLMDQLLAQLNGDSFSVRLLENGQSLYSRERPGTLAHMASEVPLRLLNNSSFSLQLSPTASLLQSLSTPLPQVVLGAGLAISLLLTAALGLALENARRAGALQQTNRRLQEEARRREEIERHLRDSRERLQLVLDLTDSSHDSLFIFDTRSRELLHMNQATYADLGYRAEQFAQLLRDEPEKLLPGFHSWLELVRHAQQDNQSRIFQRELIRRDGSRQPAEINTQLVQQGGREYLIAVSRDNSERLELEARLQRLSQLDGLTGLYNRRFFDQQLQSEWRRLRRIGAPLALLMVDIDHFKAYNDNLGHLAGDDALRQVAAVLQDSLQREGDVACRYGGEEFAIILVNTGLEGGEHVAARIHELVATLGIAHPASPEGRLTLSIGLAVAEPVAEEQHGGLVARSDQALYRAKHEGRNRTCVWSANGVKVDPPA is encoded by the coding sequence ATGCGCGCACAAACCGTCTGGCCTGCGCGCCTGGCGCTGGCCCTCCTCTTCCTGGTGCTGTGCTCGGCCAGCCTGATGCTCTGGCACCAGCTGGAACGTGACCAGCAGGCGCGCCTGGAGGAACGGGTCGGCTTCCAGGCACGCAGCCTGGCACGCCAGCTGGAGACGATCCTGCATGGCGAAGTGGAGGGGCTGGGACGCATTGCCCGGCTGTGGAACAACCTCGGACGGTTGCAGCGCGAAGACTGGGAGCAGGAGGCCGAACTGGCGCTGATGGACTTCCCGGCCTACCAGTCGGTGCAGTGGGTCGGCCCCGACCTGCGGATGCGCTGGCTGCTGCCGCTGCGCGGCAACGAGGCGGCTGCAGGCTTCCGCCTCGGCAGCGACCACCCCAACTACCCGCTGGCCATGCAGGCCAAACAGAGCGGCGAACAACGCTTTTCCAACAGCTTCCAGCTGGTTCAGGGCGGGCGCGGCTTCGTCCTCTACACGCCGCTGTACCTGCAGGACGCCCAGGGCCAGCAGCGCTTCGACGGCTTCCTGCAGGGCGTGTTCCGCGTCGAGCCCCTGATGGACCAGCTGCTCGCCCAGCTCAACGGCGACAGCTTCAGCGTGCGCCTGCTGGAGAACGGCCAGAGCCTGTACAGCCGCGAGCGCCCGGGCACCCTGGCACACATGGCCAGCGAGGTACCGTTACGCCTGCTCAACAACAGCTCCTTCAGCCTGCAACTGAGCCCCACCGCGAGCCTGCTGCAGAGCCTGTCCACGCCGCTGCCACAAGTGGTGCTGGGCGCCGGCCTGGCGATCAGCCTGCTGCTCACCGCGGCCCTCGGCCTGGCCCTGGAGAACGCCCGCCGCGCCGGCGCCCTGCAACAGACCAATCGCCGCCTGCAGGAGGAGGCCAGGCGCCGCGAGGAGATCGAGCGCCACCTGCGCGACAGCCGCGAGCGCCTGCAACTGGTGCTCGACCTGACCGATTCCAGCCACGACAGCCTGTTCATCTTCGACACCCGTAGCCGCGAGCTGCTGCACATGAACCAGGCGACCTATGCCGACCTCGGCTACCGGGCCGAGCAGTTCGCCCAGCTGCTGCGCGACGAGCCGGAAAAACTGCTGCCCGGCTTCCACAGCTGGCTGGAACTGGTCCGCCATGCCCAGCAGGACAACCAGTCGCGCATCTTCCAGCGCGAGCTGATCCGCCGCGACGGCAGCCGCCAGCCGGCAGAGATCAACACCCAGCTGGTGCAGCAGGGCGGGCGCGAGTACCTGATTGCCGTGTCGCGCGACAACAGCGAGCGCCTGGAGCTGGAGGCGCGCCTGCAGCGCCTGTCGCAGCTGGACGGGCTGACCGGCCTGTACAACCGGCGCTTCTTCGACCAGCAGCTGCAGAGCGAATGGCGCCGCCTGCGCCGGATCGGCGCGCCGCTGGCGCTGCTGATGGTGGATATCGATCACTTCAAGGCCTACAACGACAACCTCGGCCACCTGGCCGGCGACGACGCCCTGCGCCAGGTCGCAGCCGTGCTGCAGGACAGCCTGCAGCGCGAAGGCGATGTGGCCTGCCGCTACGGCGGCGAGGAGTTCGCCATCATCCTGGTCAACACCGGCCTGGAAGGCGGCGAGCACGTGGCGGCACGCATCCACGAGCTGGTCGCCACCCTCGGCATCGCCCATCCCGCCAGCCCCGAGGGTCGCCTGACCCTGAGCATCGGCCTGGCGGTGGCCGAGCCGGTCGCCGAGGAACAGCACGGCGGTCTGGTGGCACGCAGCGACCAGGCGCTGTACCGGGCCAAGCATGAAGGCCGCAACCGTACCTGCGTGTGGAGCGCCAATGGCGTGAAGGTGGATCCGCCCGCTTGA
- a CDS encoding cell division protein ZapA, whose amino-acid sequence MTQPNTVTVHILDKEYCIACPADERANLESAARYLDGKMREIRSGGKVIGADRIAVMAALNITHDLLHKQQRLDQEADSTRAKVRDLLERVDGALAADPDGQLL is encoded by the coding sequence ATGACCCAGCCGAACACCGTTACCGTACATATCCTCGACAAGGAATACTGCATCGCCTGCCCGGCGGACGAGCGCGCCAACCTGGAGAGCGCCGCCCGCTACCTGGACGGCAAGATGCGCGAGATCCGCTCCGGCGGCAAAGTCATCGGTGCCGACCGCATCGCCGTGATGGCCGCGCTGAACATCACCCATGACCTGCTGCACAAGCAGCAGCGCCTGGACCAGGAAGCCGACTCCACCCGCGCCAAGGTGCGCGACCTGCTGGAGCGCGTCGACGGCGCCCTGGCCGCCGATCCGGATGGCCAATTGCTCTGA
- a CDS encoding 2-octaprenyl-3-methyl-6-methoxy-1,4-benzoquinol hydroxylase, which yields MQADLIIVGAGMVGSALALALEHSGLEILVVDGGPLSVKPFAAEGAFEPRVSALSAASQRILERLGVWDGIAARRVSPYRDMRVWDGSGTGSVHFAAASVHAEVLGHIVENRVVQDALLDRLHDSHIGLLGSARLEQLRRSGDGWLLTLADGRELRAPLLVAADGANSAVRRLAGCATREWDYLHHAIVTSVRCERPHQETAWQRFTDDGPLAFLPLARQGDQHWCSIVWSTVPAEAERLMALDDEAFRHELGKAFEWRLGQVTAADPRLCIPLRQRHAKRYVESGLALIGDAAHSIHPLAGQGVNLGFLDAAVLAEVLLHALQRGEQPNDVRVLSRYERRRMPHNLAMMAAMEGFERLFQADPLPLRLLRNSGLNWVDELPDAKALFVRRALGLVGDLPALAQA from the coding sequence ATGCAAGCGGACCTGATCATCGTTGGCGCCGGCATGGTCGGCAGCGCCCTGGCCCTGGCCCTGGAGCACAGCGGCCTGGAGATCCTGGTGGTCGACGGTGGCCCGCTCAGCGTCAAACCCTTCGCTGCCGAGGGCGCCTTCGAGCCGCGGGTCAGCGCGCTGTCCGCCGCCAGCCAGCGCATCCTCGAACGCCTCGGCGTGTGGGACGGCATCGCCGCGCGGCGCGTGTCGCCCTACCGCGACATGCGAGTGTGGGACGGCTCCGGCACCGGCAGCGTGCATTTCGCCGCCGCCAGCGTGCATGCCGAGGTTCTCGGCCATATCGTCGAGAACCGCGTGGTCCAGGATGCCCTGCTCGATCGCCTGCACGACAGCCATATCGGCCTGCTCGGCAGCGCCCGCCTGGAGCAGCTGCGTCGCTCCGGTGATGGCTGGCTGCTGACCCTGGCCGACGGCCGCGAGCTGCGCGCGCCGCTGCTGGTGGCCGCCGACGGCGCCAACTCGGCGGTGCGCCGCCTGGCCGGCTGCGCCACCCGCGAATGGGATTACCTGCACCACGCCATCGTCACCAGCGTGCGCTGCGAGCGGCCGCACCAGGAAACCGCCTGGCAGCGCTTCACCGACGACGGTCCACTGGCCTTCCTGCCGCTGGCGCGCCAGGGCGACCAGCACTGGTGCTCGATCGTCTGGTCGACCGTGCCGGCCGAGGCCGAGCGCCTGATGGCGCTGGACGACGAGGCGTTCCGCCACGAACTGGGTAAGGCCTTCGAATGGCGCCTGGGCCAGGTCACGGCGGCCGACCCGCGCCTGTGCATCCCGCTGCGCCAGCGTCACGCCAAGCGCTACGTGGAGAGCGGCCTGGCGCTGATTGGCGACGCCGCCCACAGCATCCACCCGCTGGCGGGGCAGGGGGTCAACCTCGGCTTCCTCGATGCCGCAGTGCTGGCCGAAGTGCTGCTGCATGCGCTGCAGCGCGGCGAGCAGCCCAACGACGTGCGCGTGCTCAGCCGCTACGAACGCCGGCGCATGCCGCACAACCTGGCGATGATGGCGGCCATGGAGGGCTTCGAGCGCCTGTTCCAGGCCGACCCGCTGCCGCTGCGCCTGCTGCGCAACAGTGGCCTCAACTGGGTCGACGAACTGCCGGACGCCAAGGCCCTGTTCGTCCGCCGTGCCCTCGGCCTGGTCGGCGATCTGCCCGCGCTGGCCCAGGCCTGA